The DNA window TATCAACCTCACGCTTcacaataacaaatatataatcaatgacaaataattaaatgtacctaattaattgcttttaaaaatttatttatcaaattaaagagtttaattaataattaatattaggATATTAATTAGGTTTGATTTGGTCAACTAGATCATGAATTGATCaaatcagtttaaaaaaaaaacttgatttagaCTAAACtctgattaattattaataaattatcgAGTTGATCTAAAAAgcatatttgaatttattatttatgatcaCAATCCACGGAAAGCTTATAACTATAAGTTGCTTGCTAGTAGGAATTTGGGGTTCAAGTAGAATTTGCAGAGCTGAAAGACATCAAGAGAAGAATTTTAGAGAGCaaacagagaaggaaaagaCAGAACTGAATCAAAATCTCATTCAAGAACTTGGCTTGGCAGAACACATGCTGCTAATTACATTAATACAACATCAAACACCAAATTGTAGGACTTAGACTATATGAGACTCACACAAACACAAAAACTACAACAGACCATGCATAGATTAACCTCCCTACTAACGTTAAACTACACACATATAAAATAGTACCATAAAAGAGGTAAGCTAGTATGAAATTGAGCCACTGTGATCGATCTTATGGAGGATGGAGATGATCTTAGCACTCGTCAAAGGCTTCTCCTGGTAATCATCCAGGCCAGCTTCCAtaaattcttgaatttcttGTTTTACGCAGCGTGTTGATACACCGGCAATCATGCTACGTATGCCCATAGCTCGGAGTTTCCTTGTTGCCTGCCATCAAAGTACTATTTGGTTAGATCCTGCATCTACTTGCAGCTATTAAACATGGTATATATTTCACTGAATGTTGATTGATTGAGATAATAAGGTTGACATACCTCAATGCCATTCATGATAGGCATGTCTCTATCCATCAGAATGAGATCAAACTTTTTTCCCGAGCAATGGATATCAATAGCTTCCTTCCCATTTCTGGCCACCTGGTTTTCTATCCCAAGTTGTTCCAAGAGTCTGTGGTGAATAGTTTGATTGATTGAATCATCGTCCACGACAAGTGCAGTCATCTTGGTTCCCAATTTCCAGCTGCTATTGAAGTTTGTTGCCATTTGTTTTCTCTGACAGCCCTTGCTAGTCTTATTCTCCTGTGGTTCAACTCAGAACAAGTTATAGTGTCAAGCTATTTAAGTCTTAAATATATAGATGAAAAAGTTAAACTAAGAGAGAAACAATTAACCAATGGAATTGATTAAGTTAGTGATTTTTGAGCATATTCTCCAGTCAATGTGTGCACCTCTTGTTTGGTAAATAAGGGAAATGAATGTGATGTCACAACTAAATGCATGCATCTACGAAATGAGACATGCAACTAGAACCTTAAGACAAAATAACCCATCAAGGTATGCTTCATGCCTGGCTCCAATATTATTGCTTACAGTCCACAGAAAAAGTTGTGAGCATGCATCTTcaggatattaatttttatccaTAGAGGAGGGTTTGGACCTGGCTTGGCATTAGTATCATGTATTTTCGTAAAGGAAAAAGGGTTTAGGAAACATTCAATAGTATTGTATATAAACAATACAGTGTGGCTGGAGATGCtttagaggaagaagaaaaactgaTCTGAGACTGGCGGATTCCAAGGAAAGTGATCTCTCCGACTGATTCAACAGTGAAAATGCAAGACATGATCATATATGTGGAAACAGTATCTTTTCCATGGCAAACATTGCAGTTTAAAAAGGTTCCATACCAGCCAATGACTTGGATTGTGTTGAAGATCACAAGATCTACAAAATGAGATTTTATCCCTATTTAGGGATGGCCACAATGAAGAGGTTTCCACaaaatctttaaacttttttgCTTAGAATGGATAGCAGCACGCTTTAAAGATTTGAACCAATATTTCTAGCCTGCTTTAGCATTTCTTTCAGTTAATCAGTCCTTGGAAGGTATccgatttttcattttaaaggaAAAGGTTTGAGCTGAAATGATTATTGTTGTGATGCATCATTTCGAAAACCACGtcaatttcctttcctttgtgAGTAGATATGCTAGCATCCTGCTTTGCAGATCTGCATCACAATCTAGTATGTAATCTGCTCTTGTTTGCCCAAAAGCGACCTGCTATTAATTATCTTCCCTGTCATTTTACTAAAATCAATACCATAGTAGGTGCATTATCAATGCCAATCCTTCCTCTTTTGTCATGATAATCCAATTTCTCAGTTCAATAAACAGAAACAATATCTAGGAATGAATTAAGACAAAATCTCACAGAAATCTTAGTGGTTTGCAGCTTTCAGGCTTCCATTCTGGTGGCAACTTAAAAGTTAAGCAACTACAAGATGTTTGATTAAGTTTTGGTAATCAATCAAGGTCCCGAATATCATAAAAGATTTGCATACCAGAATTGATGAAACCAACCATATCCCTTCGGTAGCATTTGATTACTGTCTCAGGGCAAAAAAGATGGAGATAATTCGGATAGTAACTATTTTAGAATGATAGAAAGTCATTCCAAAACTATCTCAAAtactgatttatttttatgtttccgTCTCCATCTCTTCAACCAAACACGTACTTGTCCCTTATATGCTTGtctcttttttcataaaacactAATCAAACACAACCTCAAAGTATATTATTCACTGGTTAGACTGGGTGACAGACATGCTATGGATTTGAACCTTTTTGAAAGGTTAAGTTGGATGTTCACATTGCAACCCAATGAAAGAATTTTACCAATAAGCTATCATTTGGCTTGCTCATTTTATTTGACTGCCACCCATCACACATGCATCAAACTCTAATGTCTTAAGCAATGTTTTTTAGGTTTGATAAATCAGAGATCATTTCATTTCTAATTAGGTGAGGAAGAGAGCATGCCTCCTTAACCACCGGGTCAATTCTTAAGGTTAGGAAGTACAAGTGTCGCCATACTAGGTTAATAAAGCTCCAAAGCATTTTATAATGGAGATTCAGAGGAGATAATTAAGAGGACTCGACTTTATTGATATCATAGTCGCTGCTGCTACAGCTTCGTGGACTTGTTACTTCTTACTTTAACATTGGACTCATGACAAGTAAGCAAggcaggaaaaaagaaagagaagaaaggaccAACTTAAACTAATAAATGTACCATAATTTATTGACTTGTGAAGTCCTCTATCAGATCCACAGTTCTTAAAGTTCATCATCAAGCTCCCTCAGAATCGGCAACAGGGTCGCTGGGAAGAATGGCTTCTCAATTGCTTTATTAGCCCCAGCATCAAGAATTGCTTGCTCATGCATTTCACACCAGCAACCAGTCATGCCTATGATCTTACAATTTATGCCCTGGCACGCATATACCTGATAGCCT is part of the Populus trichocarpa isolate Nisqually-1 chromosome 2, P.trichocarpa_v4.1, whole genome shotgun sequence genome and encodes:
- the LOC7471194 gene encoding two-component response regulator 24, translating into MATNFNSSWKLGTKMTALVVDDDSINQTIHHRLLEQLGIENQVARNGKEAIDIHCSGKKFDLILMDRDMPIMNGIEATRKLRAMGIRSMIAGVSTRCVKQEIQEFMEAGLDDYQEKPLTSAKIISILHKIDHSGSISY